From a region of the Gossypium raimondii isolate GPD5lz chromosome 10, ASM2569854v1, whole genome shotgun sequence genome:
- the LOC105777256 gene encoding uncharacterized protein At1g51745 — protein sequence MGSPDEPNIKGIDASVGGLVWVRRRNGSWWPGRIMGLDELSEGYLVSPRSGTPVKLLGREDASVDWYNLEKSKRVKAFRCGEYNECIEKAKASAANSSKKAVKYARREDAILHALEIESARLGKDHPDYFSRKDRSGGDQGCSAKESPNMSRSGKENDDEMSGSEDGSNSAPELSQSGISFEETNLINGTKGRSMLVKRRKTPNDSEDDGAEGIKRMKGLEDLGMDVGSKRKAQATGVLESVQQENASFCGPNTNNCLSNGGPINGSRNHSSSLRRKRSQVANVHEFLKRKNRRRPLTKVLESTVMVSVPVSCDELPSSSSSPLRGLSDSKVSGMDSNESRKSISAVINNSSNNNNNNSDSTGISCENGVSLNVSEHAADADASQTNNKTKDKEIFSAQELAENESSDRLFDVPFFGEDKPSADFSPIFVSCSSETPEVGNLGREAEMKGHNESGYTRSVDVQATCITQRIEKGTAEWQLKGKRKSRQISEKQRHNPGKHADMVDEPNTFLASTEHLDGFSLGSNQKVDFNGVDGSGDPYTCTSQSKSKSVVEDQLNGFGDWKSMSRQPHGRGPIVEAKVLPDSSGNPQRSLPYRQSRYTVNPRYQTTDFPGKTYSADSSLYDIKIDVKANYRPQHVPLVSLMSKLNGKAIIGHPLTVEVLNDDYYDNPSQEAAMECTEVDHSLKQNSGGRVPRKHIKLQSQFPPRKSAKVKKSGLLSKKIRKLSSLTGQKLCVGFRKPVAEKPKGPVIACIPLKLVFSRINEALNGSARPTHRSLTSSNS from the exons ATGGGGAGCCCCGATGAGCCCAACATAAAGGGCATTGATGCGTCGGTCGGTGGCTTGGTTTGGGTTCGACGCAGAAACGGTTCGTGGTGGCCGGGTCGGATTATGGGCCTTGACGAACTCTCTGAGGGCTATTTAGTTTCTCCAAGATCCGGTACTCCTGTTAAGCTTCTTGGTCGTGAAGATGCAAGCGT GGACTGGTATAATCTTGAAAAGTCAAAGCGGGTGAAGGCCTTCCGCTGTGGAGAATATAATGAATGTATTGAGAAAGCAAAAGCTTCAGCTGCAAATTCTAGCAAGAAAGCAGTGAAATATGCTCGAAGAGAAGATGCAATTCTCCATGCTCTTGAGATTGAGAGCGCCCGTTTAGGCAAGGATCATCCTGATTATTTCTCTAGAAAAGATAGATCTGGTGGTGATCAAGGTTGTTCAGCCAAAGAGTCACCTAACATGTCACGTTCTGGgaaagaaaatgatgatgaaatgagTGGATCTGAGGATGGCTCTAATTCAGCTCCAGAATTATCACAGTCTGGCATATCCTTTGAAGAGACAAATCTTATTAATGGTACTAAGGGGCGCTCTATGCTGGTAAAGAGAAGAAAAACCCCAAATGATTCAGAGGATGATGGAGCAGAAGGAATCAAACGAATGAAAGGACTTGAGGATCTAGGCATGGATGTAGGATCAAAAAGAAAAGCTCAGGCCACAGGGGTGCTCGAGTCAGTTCAACAAGAGAATGCTTCATTCTGTGGACCAAACACTAACAACTGCCTGTCTAATGGAGGTCCCATAAATGGTAGCAGAAACCATTCATCATCACTAAGAAGAAAGAGATCTCAAGTGGCAAATGTTCATGAATtcctaaaaaggaaaaatcgcCGGAGACCATTGACCAAGGTTTTGGAGAGTACTGTTATGGTGTCAGTTCCAGTTTCTTGTGATGAACTTCCAAGTTCAAGTAGTTCACCCCTTAGGGGACTTTCTGACAGCAAGGTTTCAGGAATGGATTCTAATGAATCACGCAAAAGTATTTCTGCAGTAATTAACAACAGcagcaacaacaataataacaattcAGACAGTACTGGAATTTCATGTGAGAATGGTGTCTCCTTAAATGTTTCAGAACATGCTGCTGATGCTGATGCTTCTCAAACTAATAATAAGACAAAAGACAAAGAAATATTCAGCGCACAAGAGTTGGCTGAGAATGAATCTTCAGACAGGCTATTTGATGTGCCGTTTTTTGGTGAAGATAAACCATCTGCAG ATTTTTCTCCGATATTTGTATCTTGTTCATCTGAGACACCTGAAGTTGGTAATTTGGGAAGGGAAGCTGAAATGAAGGGACATAATGAGTCTGGTTATACCAGATCAGTAGATGTGCAGGCAACTTGTATTACCCAGAGGATAGAGAAAGGTACTGCAGAGTGgcagttaaaaggaaaaaggaaatcGAGACAAATAAGTGAAAAACAAAGACACAACCCTGGAAAACATGCTGACATGGTTGATGAACCAAATACTTTTTTGGCAAGTACAGAGCATTTGGATGGATTTTCTCTGGGCTCCAATCAGAAAGTTGATTTCAATGGTGTTGATGGGTCAGGTGATCCATACACGTGCACCTCTCAATCCAAGTCTAAGTCAGTTGTTGAAGATCAGCTTAATGGGTTTGGGGACTGGAAGTCCATGTCTCGGCAGCCACATGGGAGAGGGCCAATAGTGGAGGCGAAAGTACTCCCTGATAGTTCCGGGAACCCTCAAAGGTCGCTTCCATACCGTCAGTCACGCTATACCGTAAACCCCAGATATCAGACGACAGATTTCCCTGGAAAAACTTATTCTGCTGATTCATCATTATATGATATTAAGATTGACGTGAAAGCTAACTATCGGCCACAACATGTTCCATTAGTTTCCCTCATGAGTAAACTGAATGGTAAAGCCATAATAGGTCACCCTCTAACAGTTGAGGTTTTGAATGATGATTACTATGACAATCCGAGTCAAGAAGCTGCTATGGAGTGCACCGAAGTTGACCATTCCTTGAAGCAAAATTCAGGTGGACGAGTCCCTAGAAAGCATATAAAATTGCAATCGCAATTCCCACCACGTAAATCAGCAAAAGTAAAGAAATCGGGACTGTTGTCTAAGAAGATTCGGAAATTGTCTTCATTGACGGGTCAGAAGCTATGTGTGGGTTTCAGGAAACCTGTAGCGGAGAAGCCCAAAGGTCCTGTAATAGCTTGCATCCCTCTAAAGTTAGTCTTCAGCAGGATAAACGAAGCATTGAACGGCTCAGCAAGGCCAACGCACCGATCATTAACATCAAGCAATTCATGA